In Nitrospira sp., one genomic interval encodes:
- the dnaX gene encoding DNA polymerase III subunit gamma/tau, with protein MDYQVSARKYRPGTFDDVIGQSHVVQTLMNAIATKRIAHAFLFSGTRGVGKTTVARILAKALNCEQGPTGSPCNTCVNCQEITQGTSVDVVEIDGASNTSVDDVREIRENVKFTPFRGQYRVYIIDEVHMLSNSAFNALLKTLEEPPSHVVFIFATTEIHKIPATILSRCQHYNFRRISKAEIVQRLRHVADQDGLVIEDRSLMALARASEGSMRDGLSLLDQVIAFGGKTIRHQDLETLLGAVPQERVRSLVEAVIEQNSPKALLVIAGLLDQGHDVRAYCADLVEYVRNMLVAAVVPSGAELRGLVEATEDDLSQLARDAARFTVEQLQELLRVWTSAEDSLRVSAHPRFVLEAAAVRATRLLQPADASSRSVGTNSPQERSAQDHGAPARASAPTSAGRSVSPASATPEAATANQKPAPTVPSPSAASPKTAPAARARPTTPSSVPAPASAPAIPVSGKAAPEPVVQEPAVPSASTAASAAVEVNWEEFQEAVSAQHPNIAPFLEMGRVVKIEGGLVTLGFGKQATVARAMLEKEDNLKALAALGERLYGSALRVRVIEAEQDATAAPTMKQLRVAKEQEQRVLLTQQAKAHPLVKQALEMFGGELAEVRTTLPAQEVQE; from the coding sequence ATGGATTACCAAGTCTCCGCAAGAAAGTATCGACCTGGGACGTTTGACGATGTCATCGGACAGTCGCATGTCGTCCAGACGTTGATGAACGCCATTGCGACCAAGCGGATTGCCCATGCGTTTTTGTTTTCCGGTACGCGGGGCGTGGGGAAAACGACGGTCGCTCGCATTTTGGCGAAGGCGCTCAATTGTGAGCAGGGGCCAACGGGTTCCCCCTGTAACACCTGTGTGAATTGTCAGGAAATCACGCAGGGTACGTCGGTGGATGTCGTCGAAATCGACGGGGCCTCGAACACCAGCGTCGACGATGTGCGGGAAATTCGCGAGAACGTCAAATTCACGCCGTTCCGCGGACAGTATCGCGTGTACATCATCGATGAAGTGCACATGCTCTCCAACTCGGCGTTCAACGCCCTGTTGAAGACGCTGGAAGAACCTCCGTCTCATGTGGTGTTCATCTTCGCCACCACGGAAATTCATAAGATCCCCGCGACGATCCTCTCACGATGCCAGCACTACAATTTCCGGCGCATCTCCAAGGCCGAAATCGTCCAGCGGCTCCGGCATGTCGCCGATCAGGATGGATTGGTGATCGAAGATCGCAGCCTGATGGCCCTGGCGCGGGCGAGCGAGGGCAGCATGCGTGACGGACTGAGCTTGTTGGATCAGGTCATCGCATTCGGTGGCAAGACCATTCGCCATCAGGATCTCGAAACGCTGCTCGGCGCAGTGCCTCAGGAGCGTGTGCGGTCCCTCGTCGAGGCGGTGATCGAACAGAATAGCCCCAAGGCCTTGCTGGTCATTGCAGGGTTGCTGGATCAGGGGCACGATGTGCGAGCCTATTGTGCCGACCTGGTGGAATACGTGCGCAATATGTTGGTCGCGGCCGTCGTGCCCTCGGGTGCTGAGTTGCGGGGGTTGGTCGAAGCCACCGAAGACGATTTGTCACAGCTGGCTCGCGATGCCGCGCGATTCACCGTCGAGCAGCTGCAAGAGTTATTGCGTGTGTGGACGTCGGCGGAAGACAGTCTGCGCGTGAGCGCCCATCCGCGGTTCGTGTTGGAGGCCGCAGCCGTGCGTGCCACCCGGTTGCTGCAGCCTGCCGACGCATCGTCGCGATCCGTCGGGACCAATTCCCCGCAGGAGCGGTCGGCGCAGGATCACGGAGCACCTGCTCGTGCATCGGCTCCGACTTCAGCTGGGAGATCGGTATCTCCCGCCTCGGCTACTCCTGAAGCAGCGACGGCTAACCAAAAACCCGCGCCCACAGTGCCCTCCCCTAGCGCAGCTTCTCCGAAGACAGCACCGGCTGCCCGTGCTCGTCCCACGACACCCTCATCTGTGCCGGCACCTGCGTCCGCTCCGGCGATTCCGGTGAGTGGGAAGGCTGCTCCTGAGCCCGTTGTGCAGGAACCGGCGGTCCCGTCTGCTTCAACGGCCGCGTCAGCCGCAGTCGAAGTGAATTGGGAGGAATTTCAAGAGGCGGTCTCCGCTCAGCATCCCAACATCGCGCCGTTTCTTGAGATGGGACGAGTGGTGAAGATTGAGGGTGGACTTGTCACACTGGGGTTTGGGAAGCAGGCGACCGTGGCGCGGGCGATGTTGGAGAAGGAGGACAATCTCAAGGCCCTGGCGGCTTTGGGTGAGCGTCTCTATGGAAGTGCCTTACGCGTGCGTGTGATCGAAGCGGAGCAGGACGCAACGGCGGCTCCCACGATGAAGCAATTGCGAGTGGCGAAAGAACAGGAACAACGGGTGCTGTTGACACAACAAGCCAAAGCGCATCCCCTCGTGAAACAAGCGCTGGAGATGTTCGGCGGCGAGCTGGCGGAGGTTCGCACGACCCTTCCGGCGCAGGAGGTACAGGAATGA